TTTaatctaaaaaaatatttggttaaATGTTACCATTGTCCTTTCACTGGAATTTGACATGTGTTGCTGGTTTCTGCTCTTGCAAATGATTGACATTTTTGATGAGCTCATACCCTGGAAGCATATTTTTTTGTCTTTAGTTTATCAGCAAATTATTGTATTTCACTCATGACAACTTCATCTTTTTCAGAAATCATCCATCCTTCCCCACTCTAGATATCAAATGGTGTACCCCTATTAAAGTGGAAGCATAGCAATGTGGTGTACAAATAATAACTACAATAACTGTAATCTGTTATATAACAAGTGTGTATTTCCATCTTAAAGtacaaaaatctataatttagTTACATTTGAGGATTGAGCGAAATGATGACACCTGCAAGTCATAATCATGTTATACCAGTCAtcttagactgtcgacagtcgctcgcgccatTTCCCCCCCTAcagctacgttttatctaaactccgatccggcgcaacactagtctaatcgcaaactgatatcgagggccgaaggcccaaGTGATCGGGGCCTTCGTAATTCGACCCTCGAAAtgaaatcagtttgcgattatactagtcatgctagtgttgcgccggaccggagtttagataaaacgtaggaaaaaaggcgtgagcgactgtcgacagtctacactCATCTGTGCTATTTTCAGAAGTTTACATTGTAGATGATTATATACTATACGTTTTCTTTGTGGCTAGTCTAATATTCCTATACAATACCAGTTACGATTATCTCCACTCActacgtctagtcaaagtcacTACTCTAGCACacaaatctgtgctacccctgacagtgttcatataaacgtgATTATGTTATTGCATCCCCACAGGATTTTAGTTTAGTACAGTTATATTaactgaatattaatgagaaattgtctgaaggaagtaaaccaattacaactgcctgtcaatttgtgatggattacttcTGACATACACTGCTCACCCTTTATCCAGCATGGGGTTTAGCCAGATTAACGATAAAGTCTTCAACTTTAACTAGACACAGTAAGTGGAGATGATCATGGTAATCGTAACTCatatcatataggaactagactactttGTGGCCAGCATGTATTTCTTACCATAAGTACAAACGTATCATTTTTAATCAATTAAATCGTTATATTATCTCTCTCGGAGTAAGATAAATGAAGATGCTATAAAGTCATAATAACGTTATATAAATTAGTTTTGCTATTTATAATACACTAAGTGTTCACACTTGGTAATTACAGTCTATGTTTTTAATACTCATATCTCGCATAATGTATTTCTGAGTGCGAGTACAAAAACTatcatttacaattattttatttcctgCTTGGAGGGAGATAAATGAGAATGTCTGCAAGTCATAATCATGTTATCTAAATTATCTTGCTATTAATAATGATACATGTTAACACTTGACagtaaaaattatattttactgtTACATCTTATCTCGTGTGCATTATATTTCTGAGTATAAGAACTAAAAGCTATCTTTTGTATGAAAAccaaattacaaaattatgtttcAATAACCTGACTGACTCTAGCTTTATTAATAcccatcaaaatattttttacttgcaaaaattatgataatttacttatatttccctgtagattttcttgccgAAGGATCTTTAATTAGTTTTTGAAAATCACATTCTCGAGATaaacgatgtcatttcagcctataacagcacagtctgtataattacattttgaaatattttggcCTTATTCATGTAAATACTGTCTTGGGGACTCAGAGGTAAATGAAACTGTTGGTGAGTTGTCAGTAATCTTGATATGTCAATTGAATTTACTGATCCTAATAGATGCTCAAAGTTGAAAATGGTTTACATGACTTATTTGGCCAGCATGTgttagtctacatgtacatgtaggtcctGACATGGACCATATTATGTACTacaatcccagtctagtcaatctCCTTGCTTgagcacagatatctgtgctccccccccccctacagtgttcatataaacatgatgacattgttgtgtccccacatgattttagtttaaacagactggaggtggagtcctggttggacattagCATATCAAAACTGAAccagctgtaccaaatgaatattaatgagcgatgacgacagcctgtcaatttgtgatggattactactgacatgtgccgtTTGTGCTTCACTCACCATGATAGGTTGAACCACATTTAACGCCTTCAGCAACAGGATTGACTAGACTAGGATTGTAGTATGTAATACGGTCCCTGTCAGGATCTAGACTAGAATACTGCTGTAAGCATAAAAAAACACTATCATGATGATCTagtttacaatttgtttatttccatGCTCGGAGTTAAAATAAAATGCCTGCACAAAGCCGATAATCACgatatgtaaaataaattcGCTACtcataaaaaaatgttcaaacttgaaattgaaaatttatgTGCATTACTCACTTGGCAAGTATGTATTTCCAAGTACAAGCATTGAAAACTAAAAtttgtaattcatttattttgaggGAATGAATTAAAAGTCACCAGTAATCATAGTATGTAAATCAGCCTTGTGAAGTGTTCACACTCTGAAGTGAAAATTATGTCGTGTGTTTACTCATCTAGAAACTGGTTGCCAAAAACAGACTTCACATCATGTCGATGTGGTTGAGTGAAAAAAGACAGTTTGAATAGCAACTCATGATTATAGATATGTTAATTGAAATGTTTGCACATTACGATGGAATGTATTAAggcattaccatggaaaccaaggATTATACGCAAGGATTACTGTCTTGGTGTAGTATATGAGCCAATACAGGTAGACAGGAAAATTATCTTTTTTCTTCCAGGTGATGGATTTCAGTAAATACCTGCCAAGAGGTGATTCTTCAAACTGTCCAGGCTCCaataaattttaatatatttagaGATTAAGGAAGACTTCTTGGGTTTCCTTGCTTCTCGTTTCTTGGAAGATGCTAGATTTGATGAATTACCTACCAAGCTCTCATTTTTCAAACAGTCGTGGCTCCAATAAACCTATAATATATTGAGAGATTAATAAGGGAGACGAATTCTTGGGTTATCTTGTTTCTCATTTTTTGGAAGATGGTATATTTTACACAGTACCTGCCACTGAGCTGTCATTATTCAAACTGTCCTCAGTGGCTCTGATAAACTTTttaatatatttagatattaagGTACAATTTGTAGACCTGTTGGGTTATCTTTGTTTCATTTCGTTTGGAGATAAATCACAGATTTCTTCAAATTCCTGTCGAGCTGTCAGTTCTTTAAGCACATATAGGTGATGATAAACCTAATATATGTAGACATTAAAAGTAGACCTGTTTggttatctttgttttcatttctgagGAGATTATAGATGTCATCAATTCCTGCCAAGCTGTCAATTCTAATTTAATTGCACAGTATTGGTTTATAAGTATATTGTCTCATTGGCTCAGACTGAAACTTGAAAGAAGTTGTCGTTGTATACGTGACTTGCATCACTTGTGTGTAGCAAGTAAGCACAGTTTTGGTTATTAAGTATTGATGAGAACACCAGTCGTGGTCTAAAAATTGACTAGGATAAATCCCATAAGGTTGCGTATGTTATCTTGTTTTTCGTTTCTCAGGGGATGGTAGATTCTATCAGTACCTGCCAAGCTGTCATTCTTAATAATAGCATGTAATATTGGCTTCGACTGAAAGATTCTCACTGTTGTATACAGTTTTTCATCACTTGCTTAATAGCAAATAAGAAACGAGAACTCCAATTTTATTGGATTTAAATATTGCCTTGAGGGAGGAGAAATCCTGTAAGGTTGGGCTATCTTGTTTAAAATTATTACTTGGGAGATGATACAACTGATGACATCAGGCCATGGATGAACagaaacaaggaaagtaaatgaatgaattggattaataacacttggcaccagtgtgccctctaagccaatttgacatgccactggcacacacaatttctagtgatgcaccaaaatttggcatcctcctatctcttactatgtggtgactcacaagaaatgttaAATTTTCTCATTTGACttataacaacaaaatttggctaccatTAGATTGCACATTGCTTGGCACAGCAGGTTGGAGCAGCCGAtgtttgtattatatttcatggttcataagaacagttttatggcctctttatttgtacatgaaataccaggggaacttctaatttgtttgtgaacttgAACTATAATAGTAAAGTGGCCATGAAACTGTTcttatgaaatgatgaaatgtgaagtctctgtacttccaacatgctgtgccaagtgtcattaatccaattcagttgtttaccatccctgtttgtaacaagttccatttGTCAATGGTCTGATGTTAGCAGTTGTAGATTCTATCAGTTCCTGCCAAGCTGTCATTCTtaataatataatgtagtaTTTGGCTTGGACTAAAAGATTTTTGCTATTGTATACAGTTTTTCATCACTTGTGTAAtagcaaaatatgaaatgaaaacactAATCAAACTCTAAGTATTGACTAGGAAAAATCCCTCAATACCTGTTTATACACTGGTCTTACTATTAgtgatcaaaataaaataagacCATTCATGATTCATTCATAGCAACGAAAATTTATACTCACGGAGTCAAAAAAATTCTTGGAATAACCCATTGTAGTAcccccctgatgatgctgacaagaCGACCGTAAAAGTTTGGAATTTGCGAGAATTTATTTGACTCTgtgagttgaaattttcattattatatgaATTATATCTTAATCTCATTTCTTAGGAGATGATTAGATTTCATCAATTCCTGTCAAGCTGTCATTCTTATCACAATACTGGTGATGATAAACTTCctatttatatttagaaatcaaattTGACCTGTTGGGTTATCTTACTCTCGTCTCTTCAAAGATGATGTCTGTGTAATTTCTGCTAGGCTGTCATTCTTACCACAGTATTCGCTGAGACTAAAAGATTCTTCGTTATGAATTGTGTGTAgcaaacaaaaaacaagaatGAGTTGGTTGTGATAAATCCAAATCTCTTGATACCATTGAAAAGTGACCTGTTGGGTTATTTTGTTCTCATTTCTTCAAAgatgatatatatgtaatttacCAATTTCTGTGTTTTGGCTTTAACTGAAGATTTGTCATTTCATACACTCTCTCAGGCCTGAGTTGCAACAagcaaaatataataataattattgttatttatactggatagctCTTacgtatataaacacttatctcccaagaaaTCCAGTGacggccatccctcatgggttcagtgttaatacaggaggaaaccggagtacccggggaaaacctgtgctgtttagtagagtcaaactgaaccacactcttcttacttacagcatggtaaatttaatcaaaccctgaatgggtttgaatcctgactgcagtggtaagaggcaagtggtttagcaaattcggccactgacaaccctaaaCACTTATCCACTGTTTTGTGTACTAGttcttttttgtatttctttatttacagaTGAACCAAGTTCAAAAATGGGATTTTGTGGCTATTTCTTGACAGGAATGTCATGGGTTCTTTTCCTGATAACGTTACCTTTCTCTCTGTGTTTTTGCATAAAGGTGAGTAGACGATACTGTACAGATGTATTTGTGAGCAGTGAGAACTTAGAATGAGTACAGCTATGACACTTGAAAGTATGTATTTTGGCCAGCTAAAATTTCAGTGGAAAGACAATATGTCATAGTTTGGCTTCACTTTTTGGCAGATAAAACGCTTTGAATAATACAGTATCGGTTTTGTAACTCTTTCTATTCATTCACACCAAATTAAATAAATCAACCTCTATTCCCGTAGTTACCAAAAATTTACCTGTGATAGATCCATTTTCACACAGATTTATTTTGCCACAAACATTGTTTCGGTGTAGCTCAAATAAATTCACAGCCTGTCTACATTACCAATAATTATTCAGAATTTCACTCCTGAAAGTAACTCCATTTTTATACAGATTTTATTCTGGTACAAATATCCTTTCTGCTAAATTGGCTAAAATAAGTTTAGAACCAAAATGTATAATGCTCATAGTACATCGTAACATTGAAAAGTGGTTAAAGATGTGACTAAAATTGTTATTATTCAGTGCAGACAAAGAGAGTGTAGCATAACTCTGGAGACAAATATCAGTTGTAAAAAATTAGTAAAGAattgatgttttgttttactGATTATTGTTAATTGCTGATGACACAACTTCACGGTGATTATGGCTTCTATTGTTTCTGTTCATGGTAATTGAAAGCATCTACTGTTACATGACAAATGCTATCCCTAATGACTATGTGATACTTCCATGTCACAACCAATTATACTTACAAAAGGTTATGAAGAACTGAAATTTTTCAACATATACAGAGTATACTCTTATTGCCAGCAATGTTTGTAGAGTTGAAATCTGTCAACATCTACAGAGCAAACACTACACTTGTATTGCTAACATTGCATGTAGAGTTGAAATTTGTCCATATCTACAGAGCAAACACTACACTTGTATTGCCAGTGCTGTATGTAGAGTTGAAATCTGTTTACATCTACATAGCAAACACTACACTTGTATTGCTAACACTGCATGTAGAGTTGAAATTTGTGCATATCTACATAGCAAATACTACACTTGTATTGCCAGCACTGTATgtagagttgaaatttgtttacATCTACAGAGCAAACACTACACTTGTATTGCCAACGCTGTTCGTAGAATTGAAATCTGTTTACATCTACAGAGCAAAGACTACACTTGTATTGCCAACACTGTATGTAGAGTTGAaatctgtctacatctacaTAGCAAACACTACACTTGTATTGCCAACACTGTATGTAGAGTTGAaatctgtctacatctacaTAGCAAACACTACACTTGTATTGCCAACACTGTATGTAGAGTTGAAatttgtctacatctacataGCAAACACTACACTTGTATTGCCAACACTGTATGTAGAGTTGAAatttgtctacatctacataGCAAACACTACACTTGTATTGCCAACACTGTATGTAGAGTTGAAatttgtctacatctacagagcAAACACTACACTCTTATTGCCAGTGCTGCATGTAGAGTTGAAATTTGTCTACATCTATAGAGCAAACACTACACTTGTATTGCCAACACTGTATGTAGAGTTGAAatttgtctacatctacataGCAAACACTACACTTGTATTGCCAACACTGTATGTAGAGTTGAAatttgtctacatctacataGCAAACACTACACTTGTATTGCCAACACTGTATGTAGAGTTGAAATTTGTCCATATCTACAGAGCAAACACTACATTCTTATTTTTAGCACTGCATGTAGAGCAAGATCTGCAGAGCATACAGTCTCCATGTTGGCACTGCAAATAATGTAATACTGACAAAATTATaactacatttacatataagctcagttgtcaaaattaaaattttgtgaaaatgagcaataaaataatgtaatatgcTAATTGTTGTGTGAATAAGGAAAGGGTCTTTCCCAGTAGTTTATAAGCGTAGACAATTACTGAACTTCAGATACTAGTATGAGGGTTAAacgaaaaataataattatcatattacatgtaatagctGTTACAATCAACGctacagtataattaattatcaTAGTTATAATTGAATTATACAAAGGAAGTGACCTAATTACACTGAGCTGCTGAAAAAAAGTGATCTCTCTTCTTTCATGGTAATGTGTCAGACATATGTAAATAGAATGTGTAGAtaatacagaatacatgtaacttgtgtctctctgtgtgcATACAAATGTGTGTTCATCCATATACGTCTGTCTCCGAGTCAGTGCCAAACACTGATGAGGCAAGGTGTGAGAACATGAAGAAGTCCCAGAACAGCAGAAGAAAATAGCATGATACTTGCCAACTATGCTAATAGTTTCTCATACCAATAAACATGGCAGTTATATTTGTCTTAGgaaaaaatgatgtaaaattaaTACAAGGAATCAGCAATTTTATCGACGTCAACTTTGTGTTGAGGGTAttcaaattgtgaaaaaaaactgTTGAAGTCATATTAAATGTATCGTGTTTTAgataatattgaatattattttatgtatatcCTTTATTTAGACCTACTGGtacatataccatatatggtaccCATTACCCtttttcaaaatagaaaaatgTCAATATGAACAATAAAATTaccagcccagagacttggttttATCTGGcatgaaaatgaataaaataagaatttcagacaaaaaaaaaaaaaaaaaaataggtagaaaGAAAAAGTGGATAAGATCAATAGggaaacttgcaaacctgccatgttgaatgttgcatcatgggaaatataataataaatgctaatcaattagtattatgaacaatattgtgtttgtaaccataaatgatcaattcatagttaccctgaccattgtgggaggtttattttatcggtagctccagattaggtattacgataatcACAGATAATggcatagtcctttgcgtctgagcatgctcagtctggattgcacaTTCCCTATTTATCAAAATTCTTGAAGAAAATAATTCTTTTCTCAAATATTTGAGAACTTGTGTCGTTATGTTCCTTACTTATCAATATACAATCATGTGATTTTGTTGACAGGTTGTACAAGAGTATGAACGTGCCGTGATATTTCGACTAGGTCTCCTACTACCAGGTGGTGCTAAAGGACCtggtatatttttcatattaccATGTATTGATACATATCAAAAAGTAGACTTGAGAACTGTCACATTTGATGTGCCACCTCAGGAGGTAAGTTTCATGGCAGTTCTTAATAAAACCCAAAAGATTCATCGCAGGGTATGACTcacaatcaaaatgaaattgtaATCAGTTGACATTTCGTCTACGTGTGGAAAGAAAATATgtgagaaatgtttttttttcttatcaGTACCTGttatagcattttacctcatacatACGCCTTTAGGGTCAAAGTAGAACAAGAAGATTGACTTATTCTTATAAACATCGATATTAAGGTGTATGTAGGGTGCAACGGAGGTCATGTTGACGAAGAaattgaatgattatttttttttgcacaaGTACAGTAATGTATGGGTAGTGCATGGAACAGAAGTcgtggtgtcaaccaagaaataaAGTGATTCACTTTGTTAATTACATACTTACAGTTATTCATGTGTAATGCATGGCGCAAAAGTCATGGTATCAACTAAGCAATTTAGTGATTGGTGTTCGTATGATGTGCCTAGGGggtaaaattttatttcaggtaAAGAGAGAATTCAATTTTGACCTCAACTACAACAAAGACCCTAAAGTGAACTGTACAACTGTCAGTTTCTTTAATCTTTTTAAATAGACTTGTAAAGTTTTAGAGAACCcgcaaataaaaaaacaaaaaaaaaaccccaaaaaaacccaacaaacaaaaaacccccaaaaaaaccccaaaaaaacaaaaaccaaaaaacacacacacatacacacacaaaaaacactgtaCGACTGTGTTCCAACCAAGACTGGTactttgtaataaaaattgtgttatttttgtgttatttCTAGATATTGAGTAAAGACAGTGTAACCGTAGCTGTTGATGCTGTTGTGTATTATCGTATTATAAATCCTACCATCTCTATCACCAATGTGGAAGATGCCCAGCGGTCAACTCGTCTGTTGGCGCAGACTACACTGCGTAATATTTTGGGTACCAAGACACTGCAGGAAATTCTATCTGACCGTGAAGTTGTTAGCAACACCATGCAGACTGTGTTAGATGAAGCTACCGATCCATGGGGTATCAGAGTTGAACGTGTTGAGATGTAAGTATTGGGAAGCAGTCAGAATTTCCTGACTTCGCTGAGTGTGGATTTCCAtgtaaaacacacacatttcagATTGTAGTCTATTCTAAGTCAGACACTCTATGgaaaacacacatctctgagATTCTAGGCTGTTCTAAGCCAGGAACTCCATAGAAACACACATCTCAGAGATTCTAGGCTGTTATAAGCCAGGAACTCCATGGAAACACACATCCCAAAGATTCTAGGCTGTTGTAAGCCAGGAACTCCATGGAAACACACATCTCAGAGATTCTAGGCTGTTGTAAGCCAGGAACTCCATGGAAACACACATCCCAAAGATTCTATGCTGTTGTAAGCCAGGAACTCCATGGAAACACACATCTCAGAGATTCTAGGCTGTTCTAAGCCAAGAACTCCCTGGAAAAACATCTCGGCAATTCTTGACTGTTCTAAGCTAGGAACTCCATTCAAACAGAGGTTCTAGGCTATTCCATATTAGCAACTACATGGAAAACCACATCTAATGGGTGCATTAATTAAAAGTCAGTAGAAATCCAAATCTCAGATTTTCTCTGGTATATTCTACTAATCCAAGCCAGACATTCCATCTAAAACCTCATCTAAGATATTTGTTGATCTTTTAAGATAAagttttgaaacaaaaaataattcctCTTAAAATGAGGCAAGGTTAAAAAATTCCTTGCCTTTCATTTTTTACCAAGAAAATGGAAGGAAAGTGGAtgaaaaatttcattttgaaaaaaatttgataTAGTAAGctcaatatttgtattattttaaccTTATAGAAAGGATGTACGATTACCTGTACAGCTACAACGTGCTATGGCAGCCGAGGCTGAGGCAGCCAGAGAAGCAAGAGCTAAGGTAAGATTGTCTTTTCATTTTGGCACAACCTTCAAAACAGTTGGTTGAGTAGTTGGTCagtttgtgaaaaaaaacaaaatgagtcGGATCAATCATGTTAATATGTGTTTCTGATTTGATGAGAACTTAACACGATCTGTCAATCATGTTCTTGCATCATTCTGATTGGATGAGATCTTAACACAATCCATCACTCATTCAATGCATCATTCTGATTGGATGAAAACTTAGCACAGTCTGTCAATCATGTTATGCATCATTCTGATTGGATGAGAGCTTAACACAGTTTATCAGTCATGTTAATTATGCATCATTCTGATTGGATGAGACCTCAACACAATCATTTTAATAGAGGAGAATTTAAAATGGTCTTATCAATCATGTTGTGCATCATTCTGATTGGATGAGAGCCTAACACAGTCTGTCAATCATGTTGTGTGTCATTCTGATTGGATGAGAGCCTAACACAGTCTGTCAATCATGTTGTGCATCATTCTGATTGGATGAGAGCCTAACACAGTCTGTCAATCATGTTGTGCATCATTCTGATTGGATGAGAGCCTAACACAGTCTGTCAATCATGTTGTGCATCATTCTGATTGGATGAGAGCCTAACACAGTCTGTCAATCACATGATGCTGTGCGTCATTCTGATTGGATGAGAGCCTAACACAGTCTGTCAATCACATGATGCTGTGCGTCATTCTGATTGGATGAGAGCCTAACACAGTCTGTCAATCATGTTGTGTGTCATTCTGATTGGACGAGAGCCTAATACAGCATCAGGCTGATTAGATGAGATAACAACATAGACAGCAGtgataaaatattgatgtaAGTTACAGTGAAAAACATTTGAGAATGAGCATCAGAGTGGTTGTCTAAATTTGCAAGAGGTCAGGTTCAAGATCAGGTGTACAAGACGTAGTCAGTTTAATAGGTACACCATGATAGGGTGCCCTTATACATCAATCAACCCCTTTTGTGTGAGTGCTATCTGAGGGTACACCATGATAGGGTGCCCTCATACATCAATCAATCCCTTTCGTGTGAGTGCTATCTGAGGGTACACCATGATACGGTGCCCTCAAACATCAATCAACCCTTTCATGTGAGTGCTATCCGATAGGCATGGCATGACATGTCATattatcttacagactacataaGGCAAAGtggtaaagtggccatatggatgaggaatgggtatttattttggatttttaatttataaaacaacttcataatcatggtttcctacttggaaaaattaatatgaaacaacatatgccaagtccttgtttgtaactgaatacatttcaaaatatcaataaacgTATAAAATCattgtacaataacacactttttacagttttcagtttcttgcaaagtattgagttacaaattaCAGATTTTGTCAGTGgtgtttcacattgaatttttaagtagaaagccatgataaaatttttataaattaaaaatctaaaataaatacccaattctaatccatatggccactttaactttAAGAGGATTGTGGGAAAGTTTTGAgagaattttgattttcaggcAAATTTGTCGCCGAGGGACGTTCTACCTTAAACAGGTCAAAAAATCTTTCCATGGTTTATTGAATgagatgaaaatgtcatttcaaaagtacaaaaaactgaaaacaaaccaaaccaaacaataacaatataagGGACATTGTCTCATGCAATGTAGTATGGAAAAGAACAAGTGGTCTACCATTTCTTATTTAGGTGGAGTCacgatgggcgaatggttagagtggctggcttgaaATCTGCCAGTTGCAGGTTTGAGGCCtgtcgctgccatttgtttctgagtggctaaagtcctcggggaagatttgaaccatgattgtgcctcagtcaacccagctgtataattggggatctggtaggatagaggttgcaatgttaatgctttaatcctatgcacttataaaggctgcaatggattgtatgctcccaagggagttgaggaagtatgaAGAGCCGTTGTGTTGCCGttgatccgtgccaggggttaTAATTGTGAGCACCTTTAGCTGTCAGGAGGAAAGGTGCAttataaattcacattattattatttattat
The nucleotide sequence above comes from Glandiceps talaboti chromosome 10, keGlaTala1.1, whole genome shotgun sequence. Encoded proteins:
- the LOC144440807 gene encoding band 7 protein AGAP004871-like; this encodes MEMQKMSTKQEFHPVNQEEDHTDSTDEPSSKMGFCGYFLTGMSWVLFLITLPFSLCFCIKVVQEYERAVIFRLGLLLPGGAKGPGIFFILPCIDTYQKVDLRTVTFDVPPQEILSKDSVTVAVDAVVYYRIINPTISITNVEDAQRSTRLLAQTTLRNILGTKTLQEILSDREVVSNTMQTVLDEATDPWGIRVERVEIKDVRLPVQLQRAMAAEAEAAREARAKVIAAEGEQNASRALKEAADVISESPAALQLRYLQTLNTISAEKNSTIIFPLPIDILNGVLGNSRDTKM